In the Malus domestica chromosome 16, GDT2T_hap1 genome, one interval contains:
- the LOC103402899 gene encoding uncharacterized protein: protein MMVTRKFHVLKTQFDSVAKGLLSKTLYGNMVGVVGSMWVLVCSYFLFVFGFVSRYMLRFQEDNPRDQSQSSWISDMNVFKEEEEEEEAFFDSSNSKIDEEHREEETGDLGFSETVSAASTDPYEFRYGKDASCYMEEPKAMSFVVQELYADWSNSNTNGNQEKTAAETEDVHDQEKTEDFDDVREKAQDLAESVCTEEHPFQSFSFMKYPVAEIAPSETVKHPETASFGEHESSDDVQSLVENRATVSDSKQESVTSREGGTDEVDSISYEFVVGRNVRERLEPQSLVIMKGDEQTVKMNTDDFQLHEFSIPNSKEVLFSDSENGSDDEYIELSDPQIQVSDFKEEVGPQIVEQSAEEIGLQEANFGSNRDGEDEDDEPWEHDDLIEQLKNEIRNGGGGRLPTILEEETEGTKTVDNLKLKPLVIEEKLEFKDRMAEIQKVYKSYAEKMKKLDILNNQTMHAIGFLQLKDQVRSMSIQKSSTFPLGKSLISQNLWGCKTQRHPTALAPMPKVVGDLHKDFELVYVGQVCLSWEILNWQHGKALELQQYDNQTSHHRYNLVATEFQLFQVLLQRFIEDDPFQGPRVQHYVRNRCVLRNLLQVPTIKDDKKHLTREEEESIILSGMLVKIIEESMHIFWNFVRTDERNANLKGLQETQVDHKDLELLLDIRKDLQKKEKKLKEIHRSGNCVVKKFQKHQERRLEHDLFTAQVELRLISRVLNLSKIKTEQLVWCHQKLENINFVHRKVHVEPSFLLFPC from the exons ATGATGGTTACCAGGAAATTCCACGTGCTCAAAACCCAATTCGATTCCGTTGCTAAGGGTTTGCTGAGCAAGACCCTGTACGGAAACATGGTTGGAGTCGTTGGTTCTATGTGGGTTCTGGTTTGCAGctactttttatttgtttttggattcgTAAGCAGATACATGCTCAG ATTCCAGGAAGATAATCCGAGAGATCAAAGTCAGAGTTCTTGGATTTCAGACATGAATGtgttcaaagaagaagaagaagaagaagaggcatTCTTTGATTCGTCTAATAGCAAAATTGATGAGGAACacagagaagaagaaacagggGATTTGGGTTTTTCGGAGACGGTGTCGGCCGCGAGCACCGATCCTTACGAGTTCAGGTATGGGAAAGATGCTAGTTGCTACATGGAAGAACCCAAAGCTATGAGCTTTGTTGTCCAAGAATTGTACGCAGACTGGAGCAATTCAAATACTAATGGTAATCAGGAGAAAACAGCGGCAGAAACAGAGGATGTCCATGATCAAGAAAAAACAGAGGATTTTGATGATGTTCGAGAAAAAGCACAGGACTTGGCTGAAAGTGTTTGTACAGAAGAGCACCCTTTTCAGAGTTTTAGTTTTATGAAGTATCCGGTTGCTGAAATTGCGCCTTCGGAGACGGTTAAGCATCCGGAAACTGCAAGTTTTGGTGAGCATGAATCATCAGATGATGTTCAATCGCTTGTCGAAAATCGTGCCACGGTTTCTGATTCTAAACAAGAGTCGGTTACATCAAGAGAAGGAGGAACTGATGAGGTGGATTCAATTTCTTACGAGTTTGTGGTGGGAAGAAATGTAAGAGAGCGATTGGAACCTCAAAGCCTAGTGATCATGAAGGGAGATGAACAGACGGTTAAGATGAACACGGATGATTTTCAATTGCATGAATTTAGTATCCCAAATAGTAAAGAAGTTCTTTTTTCAGATTCAGAAAATGGTTCTGATGATGAATATATCGAATTATCAGACCCCCAAATTCAAGTTTCTGACTTTAAAGAGGAAGTTGGTCCTCAAATTGTAGAGCAATCAGCAGAAGAAATTGGATTGCAGGAGGCAAATTTCGGGTCGAATCGGGATGGCGAAGACGAGGATGATGAGCCATGGGAGCATGATGATCTAATCGAGCAGCTGAAAAATGAAATAAGAAATGGGGGAGGCGGGAGGCTTCCGACAATTTTAGAAGAAGAAACTGAGGGTACAAAGACGGTGGATAATCTGAAGCTGAAGCCGCTGGTTATCGAGGAAAAGCTCGAATTCAAAGATCGAATGGCTGAGATTCAGAAGGTGTACAAAAGCTACGCAGAGAAAATGAAGAAGCTGGATATCTTGAACAACCAGACCATGCATGCAATTG GTTTTCTCCAGCTGAAGGACCAAGTGAGATCAATGTCAATCCAAAAATCTTCAACGTTTCCACTTGGGAAGTCTCTTATTTCACAAAACTTATGGGGATGCAAAACACAAAGGCACCCCACAGCTCTTGCTCCAATGCCAAAAGTGGTCGGGGACTTGCACAAAGACTTTGAATTGGTATACGTAGGGCAGGTTTGCCTTTCTTGGGAAATACTTAACTGGCAGCATGGAAAAGCCCTAGAACTGCAGCAATATGACAATCAAACATCTCATCATCGATATAACCTAGTAGCTACTGAGTTCCAACTGTTTCAAGTGCTCCTTCAAAGATTCATAGAGGATGATCCGTTTCAAGGCCCCAGGGTCCAGCATTACGTGAGGAATCGATGCGTTCTTCGTAACCTTCTCCAAGTTCCCACCATCAAAG ATGATAAGAAGCATCTAACAAGAGAGGAGGAGGAATCGATTATTTTGAGTGGAATGCTAGTGAAGATCATCGAAGAATCAATGCATATATTTTGGAACTTTGTTCGTACGGATGAGAGGAATGCCAACCTAAAGGGGCTTCAAGAGACTCAGGTCGACCATAAGGATTTAGAGCTTCTCCTTGACATACGGAAAGATCTCCAAAAG AAGGAGAAAAAGCTTAAAGAAATACATAGAAGTGGAAATTGTGTAGTGAAGAAGTTCCAAAAGCACCAAGAGAGACGACTTGAGCACGATTTATTCACTGCTCAAGTTGAATTGAGGTTGATTTCAAGAGTGCTAAACTTGTCAAAAATCAAAACGGAGCAGTTGGTTTGGTGCCACCAAAAGCTGGAGAATATCAATTTTGTTCATAGGAAGGTTCATGTGGAGCCCTCGTTTTTGCTTTTCCCATGTTGA